The Legionella lytica genome has a segment encoding these proteins:
- a CDS encoding type I polyketide synthase, protein MSENNLLNIVFHYAQTQPQKIALKFLESDYQTSQELSYEQLGERVQSLAKKLVVLQAKSNQTMQKPILLLFDSSINYIVSFLSVLHSGNIAVTAYPPRQVRHLQRLFKIITDSSAQLILTTSAVKDYCDENKFEFPEGTTLICVDSLEQKPADLNIVLPKVDSEHIAFLQYTSGSTGSPKGVVVTHKNICANLELLEKYLGHESVSICVSWLPIFHDMGLIGNTLLPLYTGGTCVFMAPFTFLKRPFFWLDTMSKERGTYSMAPNFSYDLALKALTSKKSAVELDFSHLRCAVNGAEPIKPETIRHFEQTLAPYNLQKGTMKPGYGMAETTLCISVGMSKERMSRIDKTDLEKGIVTPTPTNNKPGTFVELVSCGPVPEEYLARIVDPNSLQVLPVNTVGELWVQGDSVASGYYKNPEKTNEIFGAFTADTHEGPFLRTGDLAFLDDKGHLTICGRVKDLIIINGRNIYPQDIEAICYQTDRALMPHCAAAFSITQDSGEACVLVAEAKAGLGDAKYREVIAKIKKAVLETTDVGLFDIVLIYPQKILKTSSGKIQRNACKQAYLNDEFPRLAWMGQHTEQVENTSTIHIDEIENKLVLWLKEWIAMQTDTPIDAIEVNGAFSEYGLTSIQLVTMMSELEKVVERPLDPWLAWECPNIHSLCAHLTHQASNTHHIESKDYEAIAIIGMDCRLPGKNYQDINGHDEFWQSLLKEEDSIEPIPTSHWDNRLYFDVKPDAKGKMYSGKGGFLNDVKCFDAKFFNISPREAEYLDPQQRLALTTTWHALEDAGLVESDLKGTHTGVYLGISTHDYDQLIQKQVPLTELGTYQATGTSFATSAGRIAYFLGTNGPCMAIDTACSSSLVCIHQASRALQAGDCELAIAGGVNLILSPESSIIFCKSGMLSPHNLCSTFDISADGYVRGEGCGIVVLKKLSDALRDGDRIHAVIYGSAVNQDGASNGLTAPNLAAQVDVITTALNLAHLKPEQITHIEAHGTGTELGDPIEWEGIRRSYAQERTNPLYVSSVKTRLGHLEAAAGVAGFIKTVLAIKYGQIPAHLNLHQLNPKLHLHDAMSIPLHCTPWKEEERYAGISAFGFSGTNAHIILGNTPTAEPKKEQINHPEHLWVVSAKEPKILQQYLQNYRTYGEQNSAIHFPSFCHQSLTQRTHFPYRAFISAKDQSSWLSALQQEQWHEGSIAKSNQLAWLFTGQGCLLPNVATSLYQTIPEFAAVLEQCCVIAQKWLPYDLRAMLLNTPEDVDINNTLYAQPTLFVYEYSLAQWYLHLGLKPNVLLGHSLGEYVAACIAGILTLHDALYLVCKRAVLISSLPISGGMLAINASASEVEQFISRFDDLVISLKNGPAQTVVSGTDAAILACENYCEGHGIRCKKVATSHAFHSPLMKPIVDEFAKIAAEVSYHPAKMAVVSNVTGELMYDGQITAEYWCAHMLQTVEFLQGIHTLVAHEVELCQEIGPKPILVAQAQMVHDFVIVPSVSEPENPWPGIMETLGTFYLRGVDIKWQQLNKHASFVHEELLKYPFGGKEYWLPKNGAFSSPNNEMWKTYLYREQWLKVDPHLPLISLKDEHVLLSGTTLVEPNSLFLCKTMSFLPAKKVVDRSHENILQQANWIVYFCQSEPEQLISETTSFTHFVQYLVQHYPDKPVLLLAENDSLVAPSLLALLKSVKQEYPLWPVHYLEFNLNDTDNNPMQFIGSKDANYWALRKEQELFYRQDISPVEAEHIDGERMISADYSYLVTGAGGDVGQALIESLSALGARHIIAIGRKEQDPTWSEKLVQQQIKGVKIKYYSCNIADYEELLQLLEKIPDDFPPLGMIVHAAGVAHDKPWQETTKEDIQEILGAKAIGAWNLHQVSLSHPLKAFITISSLSAVLGNQGQAAYATANAFLHALSTYRHQKNLPAQSLILGPVKNTGLFKRNELQLTSYLAEKGITPLLRSELQLIFQQQINEPNLIVNHFSREPSLIVAPLTALTDETSDDSVNARDHKLCTAEKILQIVEEVLKLSSGELSVTDNWFEFGMDSIMATQLIYKINHRYPNTRISAPDVFNHASAQELALKLNEQSKDSEQDKSVVHTAVYKSRSTFPLSLQQQEIWNFIQNSPQSLAYQVPMELAITGKLSVEKLQQAVTFVLKRHDILRCSFHEIVHQVNQHVHDDCALTLELFDNYDEQQVTDFFNMPFNLSKAPLLRTCLIRDGNDHYRWLLVFHHLICDGNTATSFIKEVIAHYENEQFEDEVVNYSDYVSWQWDQVLNRFDEEIETFWSQQLQGVSIDVPLATETKLPQEAGVIRANIPLTDMNSSLALIEQNKLSLSNYILANLFTMLFDKFKQDKQGIIVFFSGRENGDFATVFGDTSNDVLLVGARDTNIFSFAERLQQQIFSLHEKQYFHIPVFKELGLATPMISFDFQRSSDLNINTHLQIKALKSGNIQNHLWGDEPRLLSFKVLLKAQSLELSLKYRRDRIDESLANTLLDDWVNTLKTQEQNNTHFVKEKPLALYDASVMQSNLWPLFKGHPDRTPYYVPVFKEVDGVLEIDRLNQAINKVVSDTPALQVFFIEENGTLKWNFNPKANTEVCVINEKNLCQTIGGLLVDPIDITQAPLFRCYLVHCEDHEKSILLIRFHHIIADGVGAELFFKKLEDVYLAKNHTSEIHLQKNNYLHDHHQEAMLYESNKAEYNRYYSEMNQQLESLHFNKSPQTVNYVGGVVYKLLPQEDSERVHGFCRRHNISLYAFYFHVFCLALAEINKHNKIYISMVKSNRGRLNDPEMIGYYADSIPFLFEVKTDSGTTQALKNTQMQVLQLIERFQYPLRGEDAEHSKYLQPQFIFNQYNLEPSRGLLSCADYLIENLINLSGNKVGLWNYNRPEQFNLLIRSSHVNHMMGLVYDQTLSTEAEAELVLKYFKEKILSFL, encoded by the coding sequence ATGTCTGAAAATAATTTATTAAACATTGTTTTTCATTATGCGCAAACCCAACCTCAAAAAATAGCCTTAAAGTTTTTGGAGTCTGATTATCAAACCAGTCAGGAGTTATCATACGAACAACTAGGTGAGCGAGTTCAATCTTTAGCAAAAAAATTAGTGGTATTACAAGCGAAGAGCAATCAAACTATGCAAAAACCAATATTGCTGTTGTTTGATTCCAGTATTAATTATATTGTATCTTTCCTCTCCGTATTGCATTCAGGCAATATTGCGGTTACCGCTTATCCTCCACGTCAAGTGCGACATTTACAACGTTTATTCAAAATTATTACTGATTCGTCTGCACAATTGATTCTTACTACCAGTGCGGTAAAAGACTATTGTGACGAAAATAAATTTGAATTTCCCGAAGGGACTACATTAATTTGCGTGGATAGCTTAGAGCAAAAACCGGCTGACTTAAATATCGTTTTACCCAAAGTTGATTCAGAGCACATTGCCTTTTTACAATATACCTCAGGCTCTACAGGTTCACCGAAAGGGGTGGTAGTAACTCATAAAAATATTTGTGCCAATCTTGAGCTTTTAGAAAAATATTTAGGGCATGAATCGGTAAGTATATGCGTTTCATGGCTTCCTATATTTCACGATATGGGATTAATTGGCAATACTTTATTACCTTTATACACTGGTGGAACCTGTGTATTTATGGCACCGTTTACCTTCTTAAAGCGTCCATTTTTTTGGCTGGATACCATGAGTAAGGAGCGGGGAACTTATTCAATGGCCCCCAATTTTTCTTATGACTTGGCGCTTAAAGCATTAACCTCCAAAAAATCTGCCGTAGAACTTGATTTTTCACACCTGCGTTGTGCGGTTAATGGTGCTGAACCAATTAAACCGGAGACTATACGACACTTTGAGCAGACACTTGCGCCTTATAACCTTCAAAAAGGCACAATGAAACCTGGTTATGGTATGGCAGAAACCACTCTTTGTATTTCTGTTGGGATGTCCAAAGAGCGCATGTCGCGGATTGACAAAACCGATTTGGAAAAAGGGATTGTAACACCGACACCGACTAATAATAAGCCAGGCACCTTTGTCGAGTTAGTCAGTTGCGGGCCTGTGCCAGAAGAGTATTTGGCCCGAATTGTCGATCCGAATAGCTTACAGGTGCTTCCTGTGAATACCGTTGGTGAATTGTGGGTTCAGGGTGATTCAGTTGCTTCTGGTTATTATAAAAATCCGGAAAAGACTAACGAAATATTTGGGGCATTTACTGCGGATACTCACGAAGGCCCATTTTTAAGAACAGGGGATTTGGCTTTTCTGGATGATAAGGGGCATTTAACGATTTGTGGACGAGTAAAAGATTTAATTATTATTAATGGACGCAACATTTATCCTCAGGATATAGAAGCTATTTGCTATCAAACTGACCGTGCTCTCATGCCTCATTGCGCTGCAGCCTTTTCCATAACTCAAGATTCAGGAGAGGCTTGCGTGCTGGTTGCTGAAGCTAAAGCTGGACTTGGCGATGCTAAATATCGAGAGGTTATTGCAAAAATCAAGAAAGCCGTTCTTGAGACAACCGATGTTGGTTTATTCGATATTGTATTGATATATCCACAAAAAATATTAAAAACCAGTAGTGGGAAAATTCAACGTAATGCATGTAAACAAGCCTATCTAAACGATGAGTTTCCGCGGCTGGCATGGATGGGACAGCATACAGAACAAGTTGAAAATACCTCAACAATACATATAGATGAAATAGAGAATAAGCTGGTTCTCTGGCTGAAGGAATGGATTGCGATGCAGACGGATACTCCTATTGATGCAATTGAAGTGAATGGAGCTTTTTCTGAATACGGACTTACGTCAATTCAATTAGTAACGATGATGAGTGAATTGGAAAAAGTCGTTGAGCGGCCTCTTGATCCATGGTTGGCTTGGGAATGTCCCAATATTCATAGTTTATGCGCGCATTTAACCCATCAAGCGTCTAATACACACCATATCGAATCCAAAGACTACGAAGCCATTGCCATTATTGGGATGGATTGTCGCCTTCCTGGTAAAAATTATCAGGATATTAATGGCCATGATGAGTTTTGGCAGAGTTTGTTAAAAGAAGAGGACAGCATTGAACCCATTCCTACATCGCATTGGGATAATCGATTGTATTTTGATGTCAAACCTGATGCTAAGGGAAAAATGTATTCTGGCAAAGGAGGATTTTTAAATGATGTAAAATGCTTTGACGCAAAATTTTTCAATATTTCTCCTCGTGAGGCAGAATACCTTGATCCGCAACAGCGTTTGGCATTAACTACCACCTGGCATGCCTTGGAAGATGCAGGTTTAGTTGAAAGCGATTTGAAAGGTACGCACACCGGTGTTTATCTCGGTATTAGTACCCATGATTACGACCAATTAATTCAAAAACAAGTCCCCCTCACCGAATTAGGAACTTATCAGGCGACAGGTACCAGTTTTGCTACCTCTGCTGGTCGCATTGCTTATTTCTTAGGAACAAATGGCCCGTGTATGGCCATTGATACAGCGTGCTCTTCTTCTTTAGTCTGTATCCATCAGGCAAGTCGCGCATTACAAGCAGGGGATTGTGAATTAGCGATTGCTGGCGGTGTAAATTTAATTCTATCACCTGAAAGCAGCATTATTTTTTGTAAAAGCGGCATGCTGTCACCTCATAATCTTTGCAGTACTTTTGATATCAGTGCGGATGGTTATGTACGGGGAGAGGGATGCGGTATTGTAGTACTAAAAAAACTAAGTGATGCATTACGTGATGGGGACCGCATTCATGCAGTGATTTACGGTAGTGCCGTGAATCAGGATGGAGCCAGTAACGGTTTGACTGCCCCTAATTTGGCTGCTCAAGTGGATGTAATAACTACCGCATTAAATTTAGCTCATTTAAAACCAGAGCAAATCACTCATATTGAAGCCCATGGTACTGGTACTGAATTAGGCGATCCAATTGAATGGGAGGGAATTCGTCGCAGTTACGCTCAAGAGCGTACTAATCCATTGTACGTTAGCTCAGTAAAAACACGTCTTGGTCATCTTGAAGCTGCTGCAGGTGTTGCAGGCTTCATTAAAACCGTATTGGCAATTAAATACGGGCAAATTCCTGCGCATTTAAATCTGCATCAGTTGAATCCTAAATTGCATCTACATGATGCCATGTCTATTCCACTGCATTGCACACCCTGGAAGGAGGAGGAGCGTTATGCGGGGATTAGTGCCTTTGGTTTTAGCGGTACTAATGCGCATATCATTTTAGGCAATACCCCAACGGCGGAGCCTAAAAAAGAACAGATTAATCATCCCGAACATTTATGGGTTGTTAGCGCCAAAGAACCAAAAATTTTGCAGCAATATCTACAAAATTACCGTACTTATGGTGAACAGAATTCTGCAATTCATTTTCCTTCGTTCTGTCATCAATCGCTGACTCAAAGAACACATTTTCCTTATCGGGCTTTTATTAGTGCAAAAGATCAATCAAGTTGGCTGTCAGCTTTACAGCAGGAGCAGTGGCATGAAGGGAGCATTGCAAAAAGCAACCAGTTAGCCTGGTTATTTACGGGGCAGGGCTGTCTGCTGCCCAATGTAGCGACGTCTTTATATCAGACGATTCCTGAGTTTGCTGCGGTCTTGGAGCAATGTTGTGTTATTGCGCAAAAGTGGCTTCCTTATGATTTACGCGCCATGTTATTAAATACCCCAGAGGACGTGGATATTAATAATACTTTATATGCTCAACCGACTTTATTTGTTTATGAATATAGCTTGGCACAATGGTACCTACATTTAGGGTTAAAACCCAACGTGTTGCTGGGGCATAGCCTGGGAGAATATGTTGCTGCCTGCATTGCGGGGATATTAACTCTTCATGACGCCCTATATTTAGTGTGTAAACGTGCCGTGCTAATTTCTTCCTTACCTATTTCTGGAGGAATGTTAGCGATTAATGCTTCAGCATCTGAAGTAGAGCAGTTTATTTCTCGTTTTGACGATTTGGTGATTTCTTTAAAAAATGGCCCAGCACAAACGGTAGTTTCAGGAACAGATGCTGCAATTTTAGCCTGTGAAAATTATTGTGAGGGGCATGGAATTCGATGTAAAAAAGTGGCAACCTCTCATGCGTTCCACTCTCCGCTCATGAAACCAATTGTTGATGAATTCGCCAAAATTGCTGCTGAAGTTAGTTATCACCCAGCCAAAATGGCCGTTGTTTCTAATGTGACTGGCGAATTAATGTACGATGGACAAATTACTGCGGAATATTGGTGTGCACACATGCTACAAACCGTGGAGTTCTTGCAAGGAATTCATACTTTGGTGGCCCATGAAGTGGAGTTATGTCAAGAAATAGGGCCCAAACCTATTTTAGTAGCTCAAGCACAAATGGTGCATGATTTTGTCATTGTACCGTCAGTGAGTGAACCAGAAAATCCCTGGCCTGGAATTATGGAAACATTAGGAACCTTCTATTTAAGAGGGGTTGATATCAAATGGCAACAACTGAATAAGCATGCATCTTTTGTCCATGAAGAATTACTTAAATACCCCTTTGGTGGTAAAGAATATTGGCTTCCAAAAAATGGAGCGTTTAGTTCCCCCAATAATGAGATGTGGAAGACGTATTTATATCGTGAACAATGGTTAAAAGTAGATCCTCATTTGCCTTTGATTAGCCTAAAAGATGAGCATGTACTTTTGAGTGGTACTACATTAGTCGAGCCTAACTCCCTATTTTTGTGTAAGACGATGAGTTTCCTTCCTGCGAAAAAGGTAGTGGATCGTTCTCATGAGAATATCTTACAGCAAGCAAACTGGATTGTTTATTTTTGCCAGTCTGAGCCTGAACAGCTGATCTCTGAGACAACTTCGTTTACCCATTTTGTCCAATACCTAGTGCAGCACTACCCGGATAAGCCAGTTCTATTGCTCGCAGAGAATGATTCTTTGGTTGCTCCTTCTCTATTGGCGTTACTGAAATCAGTAAAACAAGAATACCCACTATGGCCTGTGCATTATTTAGAATTTAATTTAAATGATACAGATAATAATCCAATGCAATTTATTGGCAGTAAGGACGCAAATTATTGGGCTTTACGCAAGGAGCAAGAACTATTTTATCGTCAGGATATTAGTCCTGTTGAAGCAGAACATATTGACGGTGAACGAATGATTAGCGCCGACTATTCATATCTTGTTACCGGGGCAGGTGGTGATGTGGGCCAAGCACTCATTGAATCATTATCTGCGTTAGGAGCTCGGCATATTATTGCAATTGGACGCAAAGAGCAGGACCCAACCTGGAGTGAAAAACTAGTACAGCAACAAATTAAAGGCGTTAAAATTAAATATTACTCATGTAATATCGCAGATTACGAAGAGCTGTTGCAATTGCTAGAGAAAATTCCTGATGATTTTCCACCTTTAGGCATGATTGTTCATGCGGCGGGAGTTGCACATGACAAACCGTGGCAGGAAACTACAAAAGAGGATATTCAAGAGATACTAGGTGCCAAAGCGATTGGAGCCTGGAATTTGCATCAAGTATCCCTGAGCCATCCACTAAAAGCTTTTATTACCATTTCTTCGCTTAGTGCGGTATTAGGCAATCAAGGACAGGCAGCATATGCTACAGCCAATGCATTTTTGCACGCATTAAGTACGTATCGCCACCAAAAAAATCTACCCGCACAATCATTAATTTTAGGGCCAGTTAAAAACACCGGCTTATTTAAACGTAATGAGTTGCAATTAACTTCTTATTTAGCTGAAAAGGGGATTACTCCATTGCTAAGATCAGAATTACAACTGATTTTTCAACAGCAGATTAATGAGCCTAATTTAATCGTGAATCATTTCTCAAGGGAGCCATCACTGATTGTTGCTCCCCTAACCGCATTAACTGATGAGACATCAGATGATTCTGTGAATGCTCGGGATCATAAATTGTGTACGGCAGAAAAAATCCTACAGATAGTGGAAGAAGTTCTAAAACTGTCTTCAGGAGAACTTTCAGTTACCGATAATTGGTTTGAGTTTGGCATGGACTCCATTATGGCAACTCAACTTATCTATAAAATTAATCATCGCTATCCTAATACTCGCATTTCAGCACCGGATGTGTTTAACCATGCTTCTGCACAAGAGTTGGCGCTAAAACTAAACGAGCAATCTAAAGATAGCGAGCAAGATAAAAGCGTAGTTCATACTGCTGTTTATAAAAGTAGAAGTACGTTTCCTTTGTCCTTACAACAGCAGGAAATTTGGAATTTCATCCAAAATTCCCCTCAAAGTTTGGCCTATCAGGTACCAATGGAACTTGCAATTACGGGTAAATTATCAGTAGAAAAATTGCAGCAAGCTGTGACCTTTGTGTTGAAGCGTCATGATATTTTACGTTGCAGTTTTCATGAAATTGTACACCAGGTCAATCAGCATGTGCATGATGATTGTGCGCTTACTCTAGAGTTATTTGATAATTATGACGAACAACAGGTTACTGACTTTTTTAATATGCCTTTTAATCTGAGTAAAGCCCCCTTACTCAGAACCTGTCTAATCCGAGATGGAAATGATCATTATCGCTGGCTGCTTGTTTTCCACCATTTAATTTGTGATGGGAATACGGCGACATCCTTTATAAAAGAAGTAATTGCTCATTATGAAAATGAGCAATTTGAGGATGAAGTAGTCAACTACAGCGATTATGTTAGTTGGCAATGGGATCAGGTTTTAAATCGTTTTGATGAAGAAATTGAAACTTTTTGGTCACAGCAATTACAAGGGGTTTCGATAGACGTTCCTTTAGCGACTGAGACAAAGCTTCCCCAAGAAGCTGGAGTGATTCGTGCAAATATACCCCTTACCGACATGAATTCATCTTTAGCACTAATTGAACAGAATAAACTTTCATTGAGTAACTACATTTTAGCAAATCTGTTTACTATGTTGTTCGATAAGTTTAAACAGGATAAGCAGGGTATCATCGTATTTTTCTCGGGTAGAGAAAATGGCGATTTTGCTACAGTTTTTGGCGATACGTCGAATGATGTTCTGCTAGTTGGTGCTCGTGATACCAATATCTTTAGTTTCGCGGAGCGATTACAACAACAAATATTTTCCTTACATGAAAAACAATATTTTCATATCCCTGTATTCAAGGAACTAGGCCTGGCTACACCTATGATTTCATTTGACTTCCAAAGGAGTAGTGACTTAAACATTAATACACACTTACAAATCAAAGCACTAAAAAGTGGCAATATACAAAATCATTTATGGGGCGATGAGCCACGTTTATTGTCGTTTAAAGTTTTATTAAAAGCACAAAGCCTAGAGCTAAGCTTGAAATATCGACGTGATAGGATAGATGAATCATTAGCTAATACTTTATTAGATGACTGGGTGAATACCTTAAAAACTCAGGAGCAAAATAATACTCATTTTGTTAAGGAGAAACCCTTGGCGTTGTATGATGCTTCAGTAATGCAAAGCAATTTATGGCCTTTATTTAAAGGACATCCTGATAGAACTCCATATTATGTTCCGGTATTCAAAGAGGTCGATGGCGTTTTGGAAATTGATCGCCTTAATCAAGCAATCAATAAGGTGGTTAGTGATACACCCGCACTACAAGTGTTTTTTATTGAGGAGAACGGGACGCTTAAATGGAACTTTAATCCTAAAGCAAATACAGAAGTGTGCGTGATCAACGAGAAAAATCTTTGTCAAACCATAGGCGGCCTGCTTGTTGACCCAATTGATATAACACAAGCACCTTTATTTAGGTGTTATTTAGTTCATTGTGAGGACCATGAGAAATCAATTTTATTAATTCGTTTTCATCATATAATTGCGGATGGTGTAGGTGCAGAATTATTTTTTAAGAAGCTGGAAGATGTATATCTTGCGAAAAACCATACCTCAGAGATCCATCTGCAGAAAAATAATTATCTGCATGATCATCATCAAGAAGCGATGCTGTATGAGAGTAATAAGGCAGAATATAATCGCTACTATAGTGAAATGAATCAGCAGTTGGAATCACTGCATTTCAATAAGTCACCCCAAACAGTAAATTATGTTGGCGGGGTAGTTTATAAACTATTACCTCAAGAAGATTCAGAAAGGGTACATGGGTTTTGCCGACGACATAATATTTCCCTGTATGCGTTTTATTTCCATGTCTTTTGTCTTGCTTTAGCTGAGATAAATAAGCACAATAAAATTTATATTAGCATGGTGAAATCTAATCGAGGTCGATTAAATGATCCAGAAATGATTGGATATTATGCGGATAGTATTCCTTTTCTTTTTGAAGTCAAAACAGACAGCGGAACAACCCAAGCGCTGAAAAATACCCAGATGCAGGTACTCCAGTTGATTGAGCGTTTTCAATATCCTTTACGTGGAGAAGATGCTGAACATTCTAAATACCTGCAACCGCAATTTATTTTTAATCAATACAATCTGGAGCCCTCACGCGGTTTACTTTCTTGCGCCGATTATTTGATTGAGAATTTAATTAATCTCAGCGGAAATAAGGTAGGACTATGGAATTATAATCGTCCTGAACAGTTTAATTTATTGATTCGCAGTAGTCATGTAAATCACATGATGGGGTTGGTTTATGACCAGACTTTATCAACTGAAGCCGAGGCTGAATTAGTACTAAAATATTTTAAAGAAAAGATCTTAAGTTTTCTTTAA
- the ligD gene encoding DNA ligase D has product MGLSQYKKKRDFSKTPEPKGNVGKEPSRLFIIQKHAASHLHYDFRLELHGVLKSWAVPKGPSLDPKVKRLAMHVEDHPIQYGSFEGIIPKGQYGGGTVMLWDKGTWEPLDEKPYEAYEKGHLRFLLHAEKLQGRWDLIRFKDEKHWFLIKHEDEFAQSQEKYDITKALYRSVVSNYTMDEITANYERIWNSAGEQKVKSPQKPKNMKQAKPPVTLPKGLVPSEYPGFISPQLATLVDKPPLGAQWIHEIKFDGYRILAYKNGSEVNLTSRNNNAWTNDFPSIVEAVSRLPFKQLILDGEVVVLDKDGRSDFQLLQNSLKSNNGASFVYFVFDLLYFEGYDLRALPLLERKAILKNILSFTIPGLHYSDHIIKKGNDLYQYSCAQNLEGIISKLSTAPYLSKRSKNWLKIKCLKRQEFVIGGYTLPKGERSHFGSLFLGAYNKHGTLDFTGNVGTGFTEKSLNEINKLLQKNKSPKNPFNNNPPGYTTAHWLEPNLVCDVEFTEWTKDGHIRHPSFKGIRLDKKASEVVRELEMPIEKIKKQKADSKHSEAPFVITHPDKILYPEDEITKKDLLNYYETISEYILPYISYRPLTLVRCPSSYAKCFYQRHFNESTPETLLPFEDPNDKEHERYIYLNNREGLLSLVQMGVLEIHPWGSRIDHIEQPDTLVIDLDPAAGIPWKQVVSAALEVREHLAQYQLKSFVKSTGGKGLHVVIPIIPEYDWEIIKEFTHTFVKFLEKLKPSEYISTMTKSKRTGKIFVDYLRNQRTATAIGAYSTRARPHAPVSTPLAWDELSNRIEENSYTIKTLPKRLEQLKEDPWKEYWQIKQSLRLNEL; this is encoded by the coding sequence ATGGGTCTTAGTCAATATAAAAAAAAGAGAGATTTCTCAAAAACACCGGAGCCTAAAGGAAACGTAGGCAAAGAACCTTCACGCCTTTTTATTATTCAAAAACATGCAGCCAGTCATCTTCATTATGATTTTCGCCTAGAGCTGCATGGGGTATTAAAAAGTTGGGCCGTTCCTAAAGGTCCCTCTTTAGATCCCAAAGTAAAACGCCTAGCCATGCACGTTGAAGATCATCCCATTCAATATGGCAGCTTTGAAGGAATTATACCCAAAGGTCAGTATGGAGGTGGGACCGTCATGCTATGGGATAAAGGGACATGGGAACCATTAGATGAAAAACCCTATGAAGCTTATGAAAAAGGTCATTTACGATTTCTGCTTCATGCAGAAAAGCTTCAAGGAAGATGGGATTTAATTCGTTTTAAAGATGAAAAACATTGGTTCTTAATAAAGCACGAAGACGAATTCGCACAAAGCCAAGAAAAATACGACATTACTAAAGCACTTTATAGAAGTGTAGTTTCCAATTACACCATGGATGAAATTACTGCCAATTATGAGCGTATTTGGAATAGTGCGGGAGAACAAAAAGTAAAATCCCCACAAAAACCGAAAAACATGAAACAGGCAAAACCACCTGTGACCTTACCTAAGGGTTTAGTACCCAGTGAATATCCAGGATTTATTTCTCCTCAACTCGCCACATTAGTTGATAAACCCCCTCTTGGAGCACAGTGGATTCATGAAATCAAATTTGATGGTTATCGCATTCTTGCTTATAAAAATGGTTCAGAGGTCAATCTTACCTCCAGAAATAATAATGCCTGGACTAATGATTTTCCCTCCATTGTGGAGGCTGTCAGTCGTCTACCCTTTAAACAACTCATTTTGGATGGGGAGGTGGTTGTTCTAGATAAGGACGGTCGTTCCGATTTTCAACTACTACAAAACTCTTTAAAAAGTAATAATGGGGCATCATTTGTCTATTTTGTGTTTGATCTTCTTTATTTTGAAGGGTATGACTTAAGAGCACTGCCTTTATTAGAGCGTAAAGCAATTCTAAAAAATATTTTATCGTTTACTATCCCCGGATTACATTACAGTGACCACATTATAAAAAAAGGTAACGATCTTTATCAGTATTCTTGTGCTCAAAATTTGGAAGGAATAATTTCTAAACTCAGTACAGCACCCTATCTCTCTAAACGCAGCAAAAACTGGTTAAAAATTAAATGCTTAAAACGACAAGAATTTGTTATTGGAGGGTACACTTTACCCAAAGGAGAACGCTCACATTTTGGGTCACTTTTTTTAGGTGCTTACAATAAGCACGGAACCTTAGATTTTACAGGCAATGTCGGTACGGGCTTTACTGAAAAATCCCTAAATGAGATCAATAAACTCTTACAAAAAAACAAATCCCCCAAAAACCCGTTTAATAACAATCCTCCAGGCTATACGACGGCTCATTGGCTTGAACCTAATTTGGTATGTGACGTTGAATTTACTGAATGGACTAAAGACGGTCACATTCGTCACCCAAGTTTTAAAGGGATACGTTTAGATAAAAAAGCTTCTGAGGTGGTACGTGAGTTAGAAATGCCCATAGAAAAGATAAAAAAACAGAAAGCGGACTCAAAACACTCAGAAGCACCTTTTGTGATTACACATCCCGATAAGATTCTTTATCCAGAGGATGAAATCACTAAAAAAGATTTACTTAACTATTACGAAACAATCAGTGAGTATATTTTACCTTACATTTCGTATAGGCCTCTAACTTTAGTGCGATGCCCATCCAGTTACGCTAAATGTTTTTATCAACGCCATTTTAATGAGTCTACTCCAGAAACATTACTCCCATTTGAAGATCCCAATGATAAAGAACATGAACGTTATATTTATCTTAATAATCGGGAAGGACTATTGAGTCTGGTACAAATGGGCGTTTTAGAAATCCACCCTTGGGGTAGTCGCATCGATCATATTGAACAACCCGACACTCTGGTGATTGATTTAGATCCCGCAGCTGGGATTCCTTGGAAACAAGTGGTCAGCGCTGCCCTTGAAGTAAGGGAGCATCTAGCCCAATATCAGTTAAAATCGTTTGTTAAAAGCACGGGCGGTAAAGGGCTTCATGTCGTTATCCCCATTATTCCAGAATATGATTGGGAGATAATAAAAGAGTTTACTCATACGTTTGTTAAATTTTTAGAAAAGCTTAAACCTAGTGAATACATCAGCACTATGACTAAGTCCAAACGAACTGGGAAAATATTTGTAGACTATTTAAGAAATCAAAGAACAGCTACCGCGATTGGAGCTTATTCAACACGGGCCAGGCCGCATGCCCCTGTTTCAACACCTCTTGCCTGGGATGAGTTAAGCAATCGCATTGAAGAAAATAGCTATACTATTAAAACGTTGCCCAAACGGCTTGAACAATTAAAAGAAGATCCGTGGAAGGAATATTGGCAAATTAAACAGTCTTTACGATTAAATGAGCTCTAA